One part of the Diadema setosum chromosome 22, eeDiaSeto1, whole genome shotgun sequence genome encodes these proteins:
- the LOC140245179 gene encoding G-protein coupled receptor moody-like — protein sequence MEQTQMSLINTTQAADEVEDDVKNIVPKIIFSSFLGFVSVSGFIGNSIVVLAVIIFPKLRTTTNVYIASLAVGDVLMCLTIPWIIVGLLVRDGWPFSPASCVLVAVIRFTCSGSSVWHLATIGFNRMILITTSSATYRKVFSRVNTALILILTWMIPFSVIIVPFAVGATRLGYDDGPHMCSDLEDNDDGTVNLTHSYLAATFLTCLPLSIVLMVYLRIFVYIRNHAKQQKSWGASRPQAKGGAATGSTSAAKDAPADGKEQGTGGDGNAAGTSSSTANATSQKNATGGTNKNRSETSKLENRITKNMFYVVLAFLVCVIPYGTVVLSNPGVAAGVPLGQAFLLFNSCVNPLIYGTKHPHFRGAIRNIFRGRFRAPIATSATVAPTSQTT from the exons ATGGAACAAACGCAGATGTCACTGATCAACACCACGCAAGCCGCAGACGAAGTCGAGGATGACGTCAAGAACATCGTCCCCAAAATCATTTTCAGCAGTTTCCTCGGCTTCGTGTCCGTCTCCGGCTTCATCGGCAACTCCATTGTCGTTCTGGCGGTGATAATATTTCCCAAACTGCGGACGACCACCAACGTGTACATCGCGAGTCTTGCCGTGGGCGACGTGCTCATGTGCCTCACCATACCCTGGATCATCGTCGGCCTGCTCGTCAGGGACGGTTGGCCGTTCTCGCCAGCGTCCTGCGTGCTTGTTGCCGTCATCCGTTTCACGTGCAGCGGAAGTAGCGTGTGGCATCTAGCCACCATCGGATTCAACAGAATGATCCTCATCACGACTTCCTCAGCCACGTATAGGAAG GTGTTCAGCCGCGTCAACACCGCACTCATACTCATCCTGACCTGGATGATACCGTTCAGCGTCATCATCGTCCCTTTCGCAGTCGGCGCGACAAGACTGGGCTACGATGACGGTCCTCATATGTGCAGCGATCTCGAAGACAACGATGACGGTACCGTGAACCTGACACACTCCTATCTGGCAGCAACCTTTCTCACCTGCCTACCCCTGAGCATCGTGCTCATGGTGTACCTCCGCATTTTCGTGTACATCAGGAACCACGCAAAGCAGCAGAAGTCGTGGGGAGCATCGAGGCCGCAAGCCAAGGGCGGAGCCGCCACGGGCTCGACCTCGGCGGCAAAAGACGCTCCAGCAGATGGAAAAGAACAGGGGACGGGAGGGGATGGGAACGCAGCGGGCACTTCATCGAGCACAGCTAATGCAACTTCG CAGAAAAACGCCACTGGTGGGACGAACAAGAATCGTTCGGAGACTAGCAAACTTGAGAACCGCATCACGAAGAACATGTTCTACGTAGTGCTTGCTTTTCTCGTCTGCGTCATCCCGTATGGCACTGTTGTGCTCTCCAATCCGGGCGTCGCAGCCGGCGTGCCGCTCGGCCAGGCGTTCCTGCTGTTCAACAGCTGCGTCAACCCTCTCATCTACGGCACGAAGCACCCCCACTTCCGGGGCGCGATCAGGAACATCTTCCGAGGCCGCTTCAGGGCACCCATCGCCACGTCTGCTACAGTTGCACCGACAAGCCAGACCACTTGA